A single window of Gossypium arboreum isolate Shixiya-1 chromosome 13, ASM2569848v2, whole genome shotgun sequence DNA harbors:
- the LOC108481771 gene encoding uncharacterized protein LOC108481771 produces MKESESIKSYSDRIMAIVNSIRLLGDDFSDKRIVEKVITTLLEKYESKISSLEDSGDLSTISLTELINALYAQEQRRANKMDEHSEGTFQARSKESSRSSSNSSSSSSYKDKGMFRELDTSFVSKVKIGNGKFIEVKGKGNAVICTQSGNKTISEVLFVPDIDQKLLSLGQLLEKGYSLIFEDKTCMIKDLLAKS; encoded by the exons ATGAAGGAGTCTGAATCCATCAAGTCGTATTCTGACAGGATTATGGCTATAGTTAACAGTATTAGGCTTCTTGGGGATGATTTCAGTGACAAAAGAATAGTTGAAAAGGTTATTACAACCCTTCTAGAGAAGTATGAGTCAAAAATTTCTTCCTTGGAGGACTCTGGAGACCTATCAACTATATCCTTAACAGAGTTGATAAATGCTCTTTACGCACAAGAGCAAAGAAGGGCAAACAAGATGGACGAGCATTCTGAAGGAACCTTTCAGGCTAGAAGTAAAGAAAGCTCAAGATCAAGTTCAAACTCAAGCTCAAGCTCAAGCTACAAGG ATAAAGGCATGTTTAGGGAGCTAGATACCAGCTTTGTGTCCAAGGTCAAAATTGGGAATGGTAAGTTCATTGAGGTCAAAGGCAAAGGTAATGCTGTGATCTGCACTCAATCAGGTAACAAAACAATTTCAGAAGTTCTTTTTGTACCTGATATTGACCAGAAATTACTTAGTCTTGGTCAATTGTTAGAAAAGGGTTACTCCCTTATCTTTGAAGATAAAACTTGTATGATTAAGGATCTCTTGGCCAAGAGCTAG